In Frankiaceae bacterium, the DNA window GACCGTGATGTCGACGTCGTTGGCGTAGACGACCTTCCAGTCGACCATGACGTCGAGCGAGAGCGCGCCGGGCACCACGTCCATAGACGACTCGAAGACCGAGGTCTGCACGAACGCCGCCGGGCCGACCGTCCCCTTGAACGCCTTGACGTCGTACGTCTCCCCGTCGTCGTAGGAGGGGAAGTCGCCGGCCGCCGCGGCCGCGGTCGCCGCCTCCGCGTCCACGAGGCCGGCGCCCATCGTGTACTGCTGGTAGTTCGGCAGCCCCGACGCCCCGCCGGACTGCGCGGTGTTCTGGACGATGTCCTTGACCTGCTGGGGCGTGAGGTAGACGCCGCGCGAGGCGTACGACGCCTGCTGCATGAGCGCGATGACGCCGGCGACGTGCGGCGACGCCATCGACGTGCCGTTGACGTTGCCGTAGTACGGCAGGTCCTCGGTGGCGATCGGGTCGGGGTTGGCCGACGACGCATCCCCTGCGTGCGTGGTCGTCCCCGTCAGTGCGCGCGGGCCGACGATGTTCTCGCCGGGCGCGCCGACGGTCGGGTGCCACAGCGGGCTGCCCGGCACACCACGGGAGGAGAAGAACCCGAGGTGCCCCGTGTGCTTGTTCGTGCCCGCGACGGAGATCGCGTGCGGGTTGACGGAGAACGCGTTGAGCGCGTCGGTGCGCGGCCCGTCGTTGCCCGCCCCGAACACCACGGAGATGCCGGCGTCCCACGCCGCGTCGATGGCCTTGTTGACCGGGTGGTCTGGGTCGTACGGCGTGCCGTAGCCGGGTCCCCACGAGTTGTTGAGGACCTTGATGTTGTAACGGTCGCGGTTGGCCAGCGAGTACTCGAACGCCGCCAGGACGTTGACGACCTCGACGGCCTCGCCGGTGCCCATGCCGACGAGGCTCGCGCCGGGCGCGACGCCCTGGTACAGCCCCGGCTGGGTGGACGCGGTGCCGTAGCCCACGGCGATGCCCGCGACGTGCGAGCCGTGGCCGCTGGTGTTGTCGGTGGAGACGACGTCCTCGACGGCGACGTACGGGTCGAGCTTGTCGGTGTTGCCGACGAACTTCACGTTCTGCACGGTCTTCACGGGAGTCCCGCGACAGAACTCAGGCCGCGCGCAGAGGTCGGGGTGCGTGCCGTCCACGCCGGCGTCGATGACGCCCACGCCGATGCCCGCGCCCGTCCAGCCGGTGCCCGTGTAGCCGAGACCTCCTGTGTACGGACCCCACGCCTTGTCCGCGCGGATGCTGACGTTCGCCTTCTGGTCGAGCAGCTCGTACCGCTCGTTGCCCCAGACGCCCCGCACGCCGGGGAGGTTGCGCAGCAACGGCACCAGCGCGGTCGGCGCCGTGACCACCGCCGCGGGCAGGTGACGGAACGCGTGCACGCCCGTCGCCACGCCGCGCAGCACGTCCACGTCGGTCGCCGTCGGCGGCGCCGCGAACGTCACGACGTACGTCCCCACGCCGACCGCCCCCGCGGCCGGCAGGGAGAGCGAGGAGAGACCGAGCGTCGTGACCGCGGCGAGCCCGACCGCGCGGAGTGACCGCGCGAAGCCGCGACGTGAGGACATGATCACGACAGTGGCCGCGCAGGGGCCGAACGGCCATAGCCCGGCGGGACCCTTTCGGGGACCTAGGACCCGCCCGCGTCAGGCCCGTTCGGACTAGCCCGCTCGTCGCGCGCGATGGCCGCCGCGCGGCGCCTCATGTACGCCACCCCGACGAACCCGAGGCCGAGCCCGGCGGCGCAGGTCCACACCGCGTCCCACTCCTGGAGCACCGCGAACACGACGAGCGCGACGGCCCAGAGGGACGTACCGACCCAGACCGTACGAACGTCGTCCGTCGCCAGCGGAGGCGGGTCCGGCTTGCGCTCCACGCGGGCCTCCCAGTTCACCGGACGCGACGTGTCGATGCTGCCACAGTGATCGCGTGGACCCCCGCCCAGCGGCCACGCGCTACCGGCTCATCCTCGACCTCGCGCGCGAGGTGACCGCGCAACGCGACCTCGCCGACGTGCTCGCGACGACGTTCGCGTCGCTGCGTGAGCTGGTGGACTTCGGCGGCGGCTCGATCGCGCTGGTCGACGACGAGGGGTGGATCTCGTTCGCGGCGACCGACCCGCCCGCGACGGCGGAGGCGCTGACCGTCCGCATCCGCGTCGGCGACGGCATCACCGGCCGCATCGTCGAGACGTGCGAGCCCGAGTACATCGGCGACATCCACGTCCACCCCGACGTCACCGAGGAGCGCAGGCAGAAGAGCGTGTCCGCGGGCGTCATCGCGTGGTTCGGCGCGCCGCTCGTCATCGACGGCCGCGCCATCGGCGTCCTGCAGATCGACTCGCCCGTGCCCGGCGCGTGGAGCGACGAGGACCGGGTGCTGCTGCTGTCGTTCACGCCGATCGTCGCGGCCGCCGTGCAGAACGCCCGCCTCTACGCCCGCGAGCAGGCCGCCGTGCAGCGCCTCTCCGAGCTGGACCGCCGCCACCGCGACTTCGTCGCGATGGTGAGCCACGAGCTGCGGACGCCGCTGACGTCGATCATGGGGTACGCCGAGACGGTCCTGACCCACGCCGACAAGCTCGGCCTCGACGGCGTGCTCGGCCTCGTCGGCCGCATCCGCGGGTCGTCGGAACGCCTCGGCGGCATGGTCGAGCAGCTCCTCGACCTGTCGGTGCTCCAGCGCGGCGAGCTGCGCCTCGACCTCGCGCCCGTTGACGTCGCCATCGCCGTCGCGCAGGCGGTCGCGAAGAACACGCCGTCCGATCGCAAAATCGACGTGCACGTACCCCCCGACCTGCCCGAGGTCGTCACCGACGGGCCGCGGCTCACGCAGATGCTCGGGCACCTCGTCGACAACGCCGTGAAGTTCTCCGCTCCCGACACGCCGGTCGACGTCACGGTCACCGCGGACGGCGGCACGCTGGCACTGCGCGTCTCCGACGCCGGCGACGGCATCCCGCCCGAGGACCACGACCGTGTCTTCGAGCGCTTCGTGCAGCTCGACTCCGGCAACACCCGCCGCGTCGGCGGCTTCGGTCTCGGCCTCTACGTCGTCCGCGAGGTGGCCGAGGCGCTCGGCGGCACCGTCACCGTCGAGAGCGCGGCGGGCGAGGGCGCGGCGTTCACCATCAGGCTGCCGCTGCGCCCCGCCTGACGGCGCGCCGCCGACGGTCCCGCGCGCGTTCGTTGCACAGTGCTCGCATGAACGCCGTCCTGTCGTACTTCCAGGTCGCCGAGCGCGGCTCCACCGTCGAGCGCGAGGTCCGCGGGGGGCTCGCGACGTTCTTCACGATGGCGTACATCGTCGTGCTGAACCCCCTCATCATCGGCACGTTCGCCGACCCCGGCGGCAAGACCCTCGGCATCCCGCAGGTCGCGGCCGCGACGGCGCTCGTGGCCGCCGTCATGACGCTGCTCATGGGCATCGTCGGGCGGTACCCGTTCGCCATCGCGGCGGGGCTCGGGCTGAACGCGTTCGTGACGTTCACGCTCGCGTCGCAGATGTCGTGGCCTGCCGCGATGGGCCTCGTCGTCCTCGAGGGCCTCGTCATCACGGTGCTCGTGCTGACCGGCTTCCGTACGGCCGTCTTCAACGCCATCCCGCCGGCGCTGAAGGCCGCGATCAGCGTCGGCATCGGGTTGTTCATCGCGATCATCGGCTTCGTGGACGCGGGCTTCGTCCGCCGCTCCGCCGCCGCTCCCGTGCCCGTCCAGCTCGGCGCGACGGGGCGGCTCACCGGCTGGCCGACGCTGGTGTTCGTCGTCGGGCTGCTCGTCACGGCGGTGCTCGTCGCGCGCCGTGTCCGAGGTGCCATCCTCATCGGCATCCTGTCGACGACCGTCCTCGCCGCCGTGGTCGAGGCCGTCGCGAACGTCGGCCCGGCGCTGCCCGACGGCTCCAACGCCGACGGCTGGCAGCTCAACGTGCCCCAGCTCCCCGACAAGGTCTTCGACGTGCCCGACCTGTCACTGCTCGGACAGTTCAGCCTCGGGGGGTCGTTCGCGCAGGTCGGCGTCATCGCGGCGGTGCTGTTCGTCTTCACGCTGATGCTGTCGGACTTCTTCGACACGATGGGCACCGTCGTCGGCGTGGGCGC includes these proteins:
- a CDS encoding S8 family serine peptidase, which encodes MSSRRGFARSLRAVGLAAVTTLGLSSLSLPAAGAVGVGTYVVTFAAPPTATDVDVLRGVATGVHAFRHLPAAVVTAPTALVPLLRNLPGVRGVWGNERYELLDQKANVSIRADKAWGPYTGGLGYTGTGWTGAGIGVGVIDAGVDGTHPDLCARPEFCRGTPVKTVQNVKFVGNTDKLDPYVAVEDVVSTDNTSGHGSHVAGIAVGYGTASTQPGLYQGVAPGASLVGMGTGEAVEVVNVLAAFEYSLANRDRYNIKVLNNSWGPGYGTPYDPDHPVNKAIDAAWDAGISVVFGAGNDGPRTDALNAFSVNPHAISVAGTNKHTGHLGFFSSRGVPGSPLWHPTVGAPGENIVGPRALTGTTTHAGDASSANPDPIATEDLPYYGNVNGTSMASPHVAGVIALMQQASYASRGVYLTPQQVKDIVQNTAQSGGASGLPNYQQYTMGAGLVDAEAATAAAAAGDFPSYDDGETYDVKAFKGTVGPAAFVQTSVFESSMDVVPGALSLDVMVDWKVVYANDVDITVYDPSGAVRGSTMLMCGGPQPNGYSSFCSSAPNERLTFTSPAPGTWRVVVGGFVNSTEDVRGLWSVAYSDGTAGVAPPAIPASVTLTAATPASVQGQPDALTATVLDASGNPVPNAAVTWSSSGAGSVTNAEYVTAADGVAGASALSDAPGEQTVTASVGGLSATASVTWVGVTVPCLTCGSSSASTPGKASGGGFLGSGSAKKHFGVDAEYNAGAALPGGSVSYSDGSLSVTASVVERFRVDGTTAVFSGPAKVNGATGYRYEVTVTDNGEPGRTDTFKIALSRPGDPTYAYSASGTLGGGNVQVRNGSY
- a CDS encoding DUF2530 domain-containing protein; the encoded protein is MERKPDPPPLATDDVRTVWVGTSLWAVALVVFAVLQEWDAVWTCAAGLGLGFVGVAYMRRRAAAIARDERASPNGPDAGGS
- a CDS encoding ATP-binding protein; this translates as MDPRPAATRYRLILDLAREVTAQRDLADVLATTFASLRELVDFGGGSIALVDDEGWISFAATDPPATAEALTVRIRVGDGITGRIVETCEPEYIGDIHVHPDVTEERRQKSVSAGVIAWFGAPLVIDGRAIGVLQIDSPVPGAWSDEDRVLLLSFTPIVAAAVQNARLYAREQAAVQRLSELDRRHRDFVAMVSHELRTPLTSIMGYAETVLTHADKLGLDGVLGLVGRIRGSSERLGGMVEQLLDLSVLQRGELRLDLAPVDVAIAVAQAVAKNTPSDRKIDVHVPPDLPEVVTDGPRLTQMLGHLVDNAVKFSAPDTPVDVTVTADGGTLALRVSDAGDGIPPEDHDRVFERFVQLDSGNTRRVGGFGLGLYVVREVAEALGGTVTVESAAGEGAAFTIRLPLRPA
- a CDS encoding NCS2 family permease is translated as MNAVLSYFQVAERGSTVEREVRGGLATFFTMAYIVVLNPLIIGTFADPGGKTLGIPQVAAATALVAAVMTLLMGIVGRYPFAIAAGLGLNAFVTFTLASQMSWPAAMGLVVLEGLVITVLVLTGFRTAVFNAIPPALKAAISVGIGLFIAIIGFVDAGFVRRSAAAPVPVQLGATGRLTGWPTLVFVVGLLVTAVLVARRVRGAILIGILSTTVLAAVVEAVANVGPALPDGSNADGWQLNVPQLPDKVFDVPDLSLLGQFSLGGSFAQVGVIAAVLFVFTLMLSDFFDTMGTVVGVGAEAGLLDDDGRLPGADRVLFVDSVAAVAGGAASVSSNTTYIESAAGVGEGARTGLASVVTGLLFLVALFFTPLVAVVPYEAASPALVIVGFLMLTQVRVIPWDDYTIAIPAFLTIVLMPFTYSITNGIGAGFVSYVAIRAAQGRWRDVGWLLWLISALFVVYFAIDPIEQLLGVK